Sequence from the Neomonachus schauinslandi chromosome 9, ASM220157v2, whole genome shotgun sequence genome:
aaaagtaAAGGTGTGGCTGATCATTCATTTAACTTAGAGTTGGAGATAATCCACTCCATTTGTTTACACTACAAATCTGGACTAAACGCTtgcaaaccaaaaacaaacaaaaatgatatgTTTTTTTCAGTTCATTACTTCCCTGATCCTTTCTTTGTAGGATATTGACCTAACATTGAATGGTttattataatatacatttaacaGTTGATAAGCCTTACTCCTTAATATTTTCTTGCATCAGTGAACAAAGTTCCTCTTCTTCAGAGACAAGATATTTTTCCCCCATAGATGGCTCAATATTAAATTTCCCATCCTCTTAATGGGTATTCTTGCAAAAATATGGAGACTATTTATATTGGAAATATCTTTTGACCTCCTGCTGAAATTCCTTGAGCTATTTACTTATCCCTGATGAAGAGTGGCCTTGAAGGCTTAAAGAAGCAGCCAAAACCTCTTCTACTTTAAGCTAGTAGTGCTGGTTTTTGCACAGTGACAGCTCTCAAGACTATGCATTAAAGTGAGTCTTAGGGGCAGGCTCTCTTTGCTCAGCCCACATCTTCTAGTTTGGGCAATGCCTGATTGTGCCATTTATACTCCCAGCATTTCCTATAAAATTCTGAAGGGGCCAAGGACCCAAGGTGGGACACTTTGACATGAAGATTATTCTGACTTAAAAGCAGTCAAAGCCctgcagattcaggaaaagctctttatctcCCTTCAACTGCCTAAATTTGCATTGGAAAGGAGAGCCTGCACCAGGAAGAGTTACTAACAGAGATTCTGCTTTACCTAAGAAACATATTTGTATAACAGCGCAACCTTTGTTTACCAAAATCTCTTCTCACCTTCATGctaatggtctttctcccctttgtatcccTAGACCCCTATCCCTCTCCTCAGCTCAGGATGTCAATCAATGAGCTTCCCGTTGCCTGACtatctttggaatttcatgtctgtgtggattccccatagggatgaaactaaatttgattttctcctgttgatCTGTTGGTcttatgtaaatttaattcttagtccagctggaaaAACCCTGGATAGAAGAAAATTTCTTCCTCCTCAATAGCTGGCTATTTAGCAGGATACTTTGACTTGTTGGACACAGCAGCAGCTAAGAGGTCCTTGGGAAATCTGACATACAGCCGGCTGAAGGTAAGATTTTTTACCCTGTCGGTCTCCTGAGATCCCTATTTGTGGAGTCTGTCTGATGGAGCAAGAGTAATGAGTGTCCTTTTTTATCTAAATttagattagcaggagaaaatacttgtggAACTAGTTCCTCAGGCTTAATAACTCTTGGTAAATTTAGTGGAGTACGGATCCATTTCCTCTTGAgatggtctttgtttttctttgtcttttatgtcaTTTGTCATATAAACCTTGCTGTAGGTTAATGTGAACATGAGGTAAAGGCTGTTGCTAAGGGACATCTTTGAAGTCCAGAAGTCCAAGCCACAATACTAGTAGGGCATGGGTCAAGCACTTAAAAGCTGTtagacagagaggaaaaaagaaaaaaaaggctattaGAATACTTACCACCTAACTCGAGGACTCCTGTGTTAGGATAAGTTAGTCATGGAATGGATTAGATTGACACCAGGTCCCACCTGCCAACCTCAAGAAAATTTCCATGCAACATTATAAAACATCACGCAATACCAACCCCCACAGTATATCCCTCCTACGTATTAGTTTGGCTCCAAGAGCTCCAAGGCTTAGTTAAAGCTGTTAATGTGCCTCTAAGAAAAAGTGGATgagatttttcctttcatcttgttCTACCAGTCCTAAGAGCCTGGCTTTGGACCAGTGATAGTATTCTCTTTGGTCTCCACCATCCAAAGGGTACACTTACCAGGGTGCACTTTGCAGGCCAGTCAAATAGACTAGGGTTCCAAGAATCTGGACGTGCCAGCTCCCACTGCATTTGTCATGAGAGGTCCCAGCTGGGAAGTTCCTCCATTGTCTCAACCTTTGTTGCTTCTTAGCGCTGGAAAGTCCCATCCCAGTAGTGTAAGCGGAGTTAGGGATCcctataaaaagaaagatgaaacatAACTATGGTGACATAAGAGCAGTCATTTTAGGCCTCCAGCTATTTTCGGTGATCCATATATGCCCTATGAGCTCTACTTGCTTCAGCATACTGCTTGTATAACTGCCCAGACGGTGTCAGAATTACAAAGAAGTACAAACATCTCAATAGATAAGGATTTTAAAGGAACAAAGGGAATGCAAAAAACGGTCTCCGGGTGTCTGGGGGGGCTCAGTGGGCTGCaggcgtctgacttcagctcaggtcttgatctcagggtcctgagatagagctcACcaaggagtcagcttgagattctctctccctctctctctctctctctgcccctcccattcgttctctcaaaaaaaaaaaaaaaaaaagaacagtctctaCCTGGCCAGGAAATAGCCTAACCATATCAGAGACAATAAATCAGTTTGAAAACTCCCAGTGCTATATCAAAGGTAAGCAAGACCCTGCATTCCTTACCTGAGACAGTTCCCTCTGATTCCTTGTAATGTTAAAGCCTCTGCCCTAGGAGGAACATAAGCTTCATAAACATAACCCTGGATGCAGGTACAAGCCTGCACAACTTTATGTCCCCTTTAAATGCCATGATGAAGCTGCCCTctctgaatattcatcctaaaCCCTAAATAAAAAGAACGCATTCACTCCTGCTCagggagtcacagctttggaagttatttgctgcaaataaagtctCTTTTGTGTGACAACTGCATCTGGTGCAGTCTCCACCTGTAATTCACCCAGGAGCAAACTCACGTTAATTTGGTTGCAGTAGCCCCTGCCCAGCGTCACAGATGAGCAGATCTGTGACCGACTGGAGGCAACTCACGTTTCCGTGGGAGACAGGAGACACCGTTTTCacctccccatccttcccacttGAGCAACAAAGGCTTTTGCTTCCTTAGACTAATTTTGGTAGTAAACTTTTGACTCATGAGGTCTACATCTTCTGTGCCCCCTGTCTGGATGCCTCTTGCATCTGTGGTTAAGCCATTAAAAGGCTATTTGGGTTGAATTGCTATTAAGAGATCCTACTTGTCAATGGCCAGATGATGGATCCTTTAAATTGGTCATATTTTAGAAACACATATATTCTGTATAGATAGCTCTCAATTTTCTCAGTATAATGACCTGCTTTGGGGACTCccttgaaaagataaaagaacagaaattagacttaagacaaaaataaatgttcatatcCAACGTAAATTCCCCTTCTTAAAATCCagtttcgggcacctgggtggctcagttgttaagtgtctgccttcggctcaggtcatgatcccagggtcctgggatcgagtcctgcatcgggctccttgctcggcaggaagcctgcttctccctcccccactcccctactccccctgcttgtgttccctctctcgctgtgtctctctctgtcaaataaataaataaaatcttaaaaaaaacaaaatccagtttCATCTGCCTTTTTTAACTGTCCCCCCTTTCCTACAGGATTTACAGTGAGCACTCCGGCCAATCTCTAGGTTCAAAGTATACGGGTTGCTCATGTAAACGCTGAAAGCCAGGAAATGAATTTAAAGCCCCCAGGACTGGCAGGGAGTCTTGTTTGCTCCTACCTCCCAGGGCTTTGTAATCCAGCTGTGCGAGCCTCAGGCATTTCTATGCAGGTGTATCATAGACCCTTCCATAAAAGAATTTGCGTCCCCTGGACAGCAGCAAATTTTTTAAGCAATAAAGCCCCTTTACCTCTACTTTCAGAAGATCCTaccaaatataaagagaaattagaaagattATTTGACTATTCACAATCTCCCCTTCACAGAGGAAAGAGATGACCAAAATTTCTCTCAGGCCCTCTTACAAATTATCAGTGGAAGGCCAATGTTCAGGGGCTAATAGAAGCCAAGTTTGAATTGTGTAACCAGAAAGAAggcttttgttaaaatgttttatacagaTGAAGGGGTTTGGGACAGGACCCCTCTGTATGTgtcactttggcatgtggattattttgagccaAAGGCACTTGAGACCCTGTGGGATCATATATCTCTCCTTAACCACACagaaaaattggggcacctgggtggctcagttggttaagcgtctgtcttcagctcagatcatgatctcagggtcctggctcatcagggagcctgcttctccctctgcccctccccctgctcatgctctctttctcaaataaataaataaataaataataaaaacacacacagaaaaatcaaaattggggggggggtgtttcaCAGAATAAGGATTAttaacagagataaattttatccaAGTGACCATCTGTATGCAGGGCAAACTTCTAATTACCAAGCATCTGCTCTTCTTATCGCCCTGTGAagtgcattcctttcctctgaaatccCAGATCCTTACCCCTTTTCTTCTTACTTCAGAATGACAtacatacctcattttgcctgtctttggaatttccatgtctatgtggattcccCGTACCTAtgcctattaaattttattttcttccagggcgcctggatggctcagttggttaagcaactgccttgggctcaggtcatgatcctggagtcccaggattgagtcccgcatcaggcttcctgctcagcagggagtctgcttctccctctgaccctcccctctctcatgctctctctctcaaataaataaataaataaataaataaataaaatctttaaaaaaattattttcttctgttaatctgatTTTTAGCCCAGCTAGAATAAATTTTGAGGCaacaggaattcttgctccccaACACAGACTTTACATAGGTATAAATCTTTTGATTCCCATCTTAGTTAAAAATCTCCCtgatagaggtgcctgggtggcacagttggttaagcagctgactcttggtttcagctctgctcaggtcatgatctccgggtcatgaggtGAGCCCAGTGTTAGGCTCCacgttcagcggggagtctgcttgggattctttctccttcttctgcccctcccacttgtgatctctttctctctctctccctcaaaataataaatcttaaaaaaaaaatctccctcatATAAAGAAGCAAACTTAGCTTAAAAGGCAGGCCAGTCCCCTGATATTCAGGCTGTCATCCAGTTCTTTGGAGAATTAGGAACATCTGTCTTTGTCTTACAAGTCTCTACAAAACCAGAAATACAACTCTAGAAACAAGTCAAAGCCTATGTATGTTTACCGATCCCCAAACCTCACCTATTCCTCTCACAATGTTTGTAGATATTATAAAAGACCAGGATATTGGAACAAAATTCTCCTGTACTTAAGAAAAGGaaggtaaattttaaatagcaattacCCTGAAActctaggaaagaaaaatgtttttgcattctttctttGTCCCTCGAAATTACAGATCTTATCGtgtctttgaaatataaataaagccCACAACCCTCTGagcctgaaggaaaaaaaagaggaggctAGGGAAGACCTTTATAAAATACAAACTGCTAAAAGGGCTTTTTCTGCCAAAGCTCTAGCACCTCTGATAAGAGGCCAATATGTCCTAAAAAGTCCACTTTGGAGAAAACTTGTATACATTCTCTATgcttttataatgtatattttctacCCTCATCTTCTCTAGGACCTAAGAGCCACTCTTTGAAATACAAACTTTAGGAAAAGTTTttcatctgggggaaaaaaaaaaaggagggagatatttggaaattgggCCTATAATGTCCTCTctacaaatattagtaaaaaacaaaagctataaGACTTTTGTTTGCATGTGTCTATTTGTGTGTCTCTATATATTGTAAACATGAGATATTTTCTCTACCTCCGGTATTgctaaaattaatgttttttttgtttttttaaagattttatttatttatttgacagagagagagacagcgagagagggaacacaagcagggagagtgggagagggagaagcaggcttcccgctgagcagggaacctgaagcggggctcgatcccaggaccctgagagatcatgccctgagctgaaggcagatgcttaatcaactgagccacccaggcgcccctaagttcatttttaataactgaaCTAACATGAGTTTGCTCCTCGGTGAATCAGATGAAAACTATACCAGGTGCAATTGTGccacaaaggaaattttatttgcagcaaataagatCATGGGGAATGacttccaaagctgtgactccctATGCAAGGGTGGATAAGTTCCTTTTACTtggggttaggatgaatatttagataggggAGACTTATCATCTGTAGAAGGGGGCATAAGGTCACGCATGCTCCTTAAGAAAACAtgcctctaggggcgcctgggtggctcagttggttaagcgactgccttcagctcaggtcatgatcctggagtcccaggatcgagtccgcattgggtccctgctcagcagggagtctgcttctccctcggaccctctcccctctcatgctctctctctctttctctctctctcacataaataaatagttGTCGGTCATTCTAGAAgtcactccatggtccatctgtGCAGGCGCGAGTTAGGGACTAAGTTCAAACAGGTCTGGGTAGTCTGGGCCAGCTGGGGATCTTTGTCTaggcagttttttttgtttgaggGGTAGTTCTGGTTTCCATCATGGGATGCTATGCCTCTCAGATCTTTTGCCTAAGTTAAGAGACACACTGAAAAGGAGAGCTTAAGGAAATATGTGGAACAGAGGTTGCTGAGCACAAGTaggtgggcagtgaaggtcaggtcttggggtccAGCTGGTGACATTATTTCTGTTGCAAAGTTtgtccaaacaaaacaaaacaaaacctaaggaTTATGGTTGACTCTGTCTAATGCCTCATGATGTGTTGTGGGTGGACTAACCATAATTGTTAAGAACAAGTAGTTAAATAGACGAAAATAAGGTAAAAAGTTTGTAGGCAGCCTTTTACATAGCTTCTAAAATCTTTGGTAACttgaaacttttttatttaaagatctatttatttatttgagagagagagagagagaaaacatgaacaagagcggcagagggagaggaaagagaacctcaagcagactctgcattgagcttggagcccgatgtcaggctcaatcccatgaccctgagatcatgacccgagccaaaatcaagagttggacacttaactgactggaccacccaggtgccctggtaacTTGAAACTTTAACATCTTGCTAAGTTAAATGATGAGTTAAGTTAAATTCATTGAACgtctagatcatttccaaataagatgtATTAGTActtaatgttttgttattttatctacttttgtCTTATTACTGGGAAACTAAAGACAAATTTGGGTGTGTTAGTAAACATGTTTTGTGCTTTATTGAAAGATGGTACTATGAAAAGtacatttctagaaattataaaatgtatttacaaaTTTGCCAATCTAAAGAACTCTCCTGTAACAGTTCACAATTGCttactacttagttttcactagaaattaagaTTTCCAGGAGTTCAGAAttctaataaatgtaattaagactaCTGGAAAGAATAAGGGAAACAACTCTGCATGCAAGGAAAGTAAGATATGTGTGTTTGGTAAGAAAAggtttaagaaatagaaatacatttttgttgagaaaaaagaaaattcgtCCTAAAGTGAGCCTGGTTATTCAAAGAGGGAAAACTTcggacaaaatctgaatgtaaaaaaGAGAGTTGTAGGTTTatggaaaagaaatcagaaagaatgTGTGGTCAGTACTGGCTAAGATTAGGATAAATTTAAgtaaatgaggttttttttaagatttttatttatttatttgttggagagagagagagagagcgagcgatcacaagcaggcggagaggcagagggagagggagaagcaggctccccgctgagcaaggagctgagcccgatgtgggactccatcccaggaccctgggatcgtgacctgagctgaaggcagatgcttaaccaactgagccacataggcatcccagttttaatatcaaaagtacactggtgaaaaattaaaattttgttttctctttggtaaaagGACCAAGTTTTCTTTAACTATtgatttgctcttttcttttttttttttttaaagattttatttatttatttgacagagagagacacagcgagagagggaacatgagcagggggagtgggagagggagaagcaggcttcccgccgagcagggagcccgatgcggggctcgatcccaggaccttgggatcatgacctgagccgaaggcagacgcttaactggctgagccacccaggcgcccctgatttgctCTTAATAAGGAATTATaaacaaaagtttttctttacctttaaagTTATCTGCCCAGAAAACAAGGACTCTGTTTTGccagaataatttctttttttttttttttatgtttttaagattttatttatttatttgacagagagagacacagagagagaggggacacaagcagggggagtgggagagggagaagcaggcctccacgcggagcagggagcccgatgcggggcttgatcccaggaccccgggatcatgacctgagccaaaggcagacgctcaacgactgagccacccaggcgcccctgccagaataatttcttatgtttatcaggtctttgattactcaAGAAAACTGAGTCTTGATATTAAGAGAGCTAAATTTTGCTCATAGCTATGTGTATTTGCCTTTGAAAtcttttattgccattttggtTAAATGGATAATTAACTACTGTTTCATAATGATTTGTGGTTCTATTTAATCAAATGTTCAAACCTTTTGGTATTTTTTGACATACTTCCCAAAGCCAAATTctaaaatgaagtcttttgaCTATAATCTAATTGAAATTTTCCAGAGGGTCCCCTGAACATTTCAAAGATTTGGTGAGAAATTAAACTAATTATACTTATTTGGTACATTAAATTACATAGGAAGCATGGCCAAATAAGTGATACTAAATCctcttaaattatatttgtgtAGATATGTTACTAAAATAAGTGTTCTAGAGATTGTATGAAAAGTGttgtgtgtcacagaaataaccaaatttccttaTTAATTGCATTATAATGAACTCCAATAAGATCTTTACTCGtggccatttttaagttttttatcaTTTACAGACAGTTATAATGAAAGATAGTTGAAAGAAaagcaggcagggacaaggggcccttgccctaagaggaaaccacccttaaaaggattttacaccaccctggaaggagccctccaccctttcccatgtgatagGTAGGTggcaaaaacctgattgggtgacagggacatgagggttaatcagattaaaacagcccgccaacaagcccataaaaacctcTAGACTTAGGAACTCCGGCGGCAACCCTCTccggtcccctccctcttcctgagttttgtactattgctcaataaagtTTACTACCACTCAGTCAAATTTGCTTTGCCAcccaccactcttcgtctggtctgcctcttcattcttcgaagccATGTGACCAAGAACTGTGggcactgaaggaaaagaaattctttaacaGTTTGCTTTTACAAAAGCTTCCTGCAACTTTCATTTTTAGTGAGACTCATGGAAAGAACTCTGAGTACAGGCTTATGATAACCTTAAGATCATAATACTGAACTAGGTAAGAGTTTTTGGAACTagttaaaaaaaagtggattcATGTAGAACAAGAATTAACATCATGGGACTGAATGGACTGAGGAGGATAATTATAATTtgtatgaccttttttttttttttcatgaatagtTGGGCTTATTTCAACAGTGGGTTTGAAACCCTCTCCTTAGGCAAGAGACTACAGTAATTATACCAGGAATAGACAATTTCCTAcactgtcaaatatataaaagttcCTCTTGCACTTTTCTCAACACTGATCAACAAGCAGATTCAGTCCACATTTGCTTTGATCATTCTACTGAGTTAACCCAAGCTTCTTCTTCAGAGACTCTGGCATTTCAggtggaggagggtgagggagccTGAAGTAGACCTTCACAGAGTCATAGATGAACCACTGTAGTGCAGTCAGAGTGCCAATCATGATGATACGGGCAAAGAGTCCCTTCCATACACCTTTAAATCCAAGTCTCTGAAGAACTTGAGAAGCACTGCTACCTTTCTCCTTATTCAACACAGATACCACGGAATCAGCAGGGTGAGAAACAATTGCACAGAAGACTCCAGCTATGTAACCTGCCACGAATGTTACAACCAGTTGCTCTGCCTTTGAACATTCACTTCAGGGCTTAGGAACCACAAACTTGTACAACACTTCAACAGTACGTTCAAAGCAGGCAAATTTCATCATGGTGTATGGTATCTCTCTCATCCAGAGAGGGGCAACTCCCTTGTAGAATGCTTTTAAGCCTtcttccttatacattttggGAGCTGCACCCCTCGAAGTGTTGGCATAACCTGGTTGGGTTTGAATTTGAACCCTAGCAGCCTCCATAGGAGCCAGGGCAATGTCAGCAAAGAATTCAGCACTGGCAGAAGCAGCCAAATATAGTGATGTGCACCAGAGATAGGCATTCTCCTCCCCAAGCATGTTGCTATATAAGACTTTGAAGACTTCATAAAAGCCAAACTTGCAGAGCCCCTGCATAGAGTAGCCAATGAAAGTCGGAGCCCATCCTTTAGCCAAACCACGAACACCATCCTCTTTAAGTGTAACTGAGAATCCATTAAATATGCCCTTGTACTTCTGGGGGTCCACCTGCATACAGCATTTCACTAAATCCAGAGGAACGACAGCAGTGTGTGTAAGACCACAACTTAAGCTGActttttataatgttttgtttttccagagttGAGGAAATGTTTTATCTTAAGCTAACTGACTTAAAGCagcaatttgataaaatatacCTTTGTGAACAAAtcgaaacatttatctttttctccctacctggTCTCTCGAGAATTCAGAAACTTTCAGTATTCTTAAATTCTCatggtaatatatttatttgcataggttcaataagaatctgttttctttgtaACAGGACACAATTGGAAACATTGGTCATAATACCAAGGCTTTGATTGGAATGTTATATCTGAGAGACATGCATAGACTTAGATATGACCAAAATTGTTTTAAGGAACTATGGTTGACTTTATAGAAccaataaagccccttggaaataTCAGTTTGTTACCCTGCTTACAGAGTTTCCAGGAACCCAAGCAGGTGAGTAAAgatcacttcctggcaggtgcagggtATTTTGGAGACCTCAAGAGGAGAGAAATTAATCCAGATCTATAGGTATTGCAGGTGAAGTCTGATGGCAagtatttggcttggcttctggccttgAGAGGCTGTTAAAAGTTCAGACTTGAGATTTCTTATGAAAAGTTCCAGgaaagcagattttatttttttttttttttaaagattttatttatttatttgagacagagagcatgagagggaggagggtcagagggagaagcagactccctgcggagcagggagcccgatgcgggactcgatcccaggactccaggatcatgacctgagccgaaggcagtcgcttaaccaactgagccacccaggcgcccccaggaaagCAGATTTTAAAGAGCCTCTATGGTCAACTGTTATTCTTGCTGTATTCATGTAAATAATCATGCCCAATTTTTTTGAAACTAGACTTATTTTGCAAACAGATTAGTGGTAACATGGCTATCTTTGGTAGAATGAGGGTGagtatttagagaaaaaatataccTGTGTAGATTATTAGATTCTAATACTGTCATTTTAAATGGTACTAGAAACTGATTTCTTCTAGTTTCCTTCAATGCCTGGCTATAACTCTCCaaactaacattttaaatttttctcccaCCTTTCTGACTTGGAATCATGTGAGAACTAAAATTGCCCTTTTTCCTAAAGCCCTGCAAACTAAATATGAGTGACTTGACATAAATGTCAGATAAATaactaatgtttatttatttattttatttatttgttttttaaagattttatttatttgacagagagagacacagtgagagagggaacacaagcagggggagtgggagatggagaagcaggcttcccgtggagcagggaacctgatgtagggactcgatcccaggaccctgggatcatgacctgagccgaaggcagatgcttaacgactgagccacccaggcgccccaacaatagctaatatttaaaGACAATCTTTTTGCCTGTTACCCTGTGGGTCACTCAAAAAAATTACCAGAGACATGTGAACTGCAAATCAGGAAAATCTGTCAGATTACCACTGGCTATTCTCACTCCATCTGAAGATGCTTCTAGCCTGACATCTAAAAATCTTAACTGGCTGGCCTAAGAACTCAGAAACTGGTTTGTAATTTGATCCAATCATTAACCActgtttttgtttccatagaaatgcctcCTATTTAATACCTGATTACTTGAACTATTGGCCTAACTTTGAGAACACACCTGCATCACTGCCTCCTGAAATGAGTTTAACTGAGTTGACCTACTGTCAGGACTAAGAGACTGGTTCAACAAGAGGGAACAACTTATCAACTCAACTTTTC
This genomic interval carries:
- the LOC110590583 gene encoding LOW QUALITY PROTEIN: phosphate carrier protein, mitochondrial-like (The sequence of the model RefSeq protein was modified relative to this genomic sequence to represent the inferred CDS: substituted 1 base at 1 genomic stop codon), with product MGKDEVNKSLNKSSGNVKKGDGRFSLSCGLTHTAVVPLDLVKCCMQVDPQKYKGIFNGFSVTLKEDGVRGLAKGWAPTFIGYSMQGLCKFGFYEVFKVLYSNMLGEENAYLWCTSLYLAASASAEFFADIALAPMEAARVQIQTQPGYANTSRGAAPKMYKEEGLKAFYKGVAPLWMREIPYTMMKFACFERTVEVLYKFVVPKPXSECSKAEQLVVTFVAGYIAGVFCAIVSHPADSVVSVLNKEKGSSASQVLQRLGFKGVWKGLFARIIMIGTLTALQWFIYDSVKVYFRLPHPPPPEMPESLKKKLGLTQ